Genomic DNA from Pseudomonas sp. CCC3.1:
GAGCTGCTATTGCGCGCCCTCGACCTGTGGCGCGACAACCCCGGCTTGCTTGCGCATTACCAGAAACGCTTCCGGCATATTCTGGTCGACGAATTTCAAGACACCAACGCCGTTCAATACGCCTGGCTGCGCTTGCTGGCCAAAGGCGGCGACAGCTTGATGGTGGTGGGCGATGACGATCAGTCGATTTACGGCTGGCGCGGCGCCAAGATTGAAAACATCTACCAGTACTCGACCGACTTCCCGGACGCCGAAACCATTCGTCTGGAGCAAAACTATCGCTCCACGGCGGGCATCCTCAAAGCGGCCAACGCCCTGATTGCCAACAACAGCGGGCGCATGGGTAAAGAGTTGTGGACTGACGGCGGTGACGGCGAAGCGATTAATCTGTACGCGGCCTTCAACGAGCACGACGAAGCGCGCTACGTGGTCGAAACCATCGAAAGCGCCTTGAAAACCGGTCTTGCCCACAGCGACATCGCCATCTTGTACCGCTCCAACGCCCAATCGCGGGTGCTTGAAGAGGCGTTGCTGCGCGAGCGTATCCCGTACCGCATCTATGGTGGCCAGCGCTTCTTCGAACGCGCTGAAATCAAAAACGCCATGGCCTACATGCGCTTGCTGGAAGGCCGCGGCAACGATGCGGCACTGGAGCGGGTGATCAACGTTCCAGCGCGCGGCATCGGCGAAAAGACCGTCGAAGCCATTCGCGAGCACGCACGCCACAGCGATGTGTCGATGTGGGAGGCCATGCGCCAGCTGATCGCCAATAAAGCCTTGCCGGGACGTGCCTCTGGCGCCATCGCAGGCTTTGTCGAACTGATCGAGAACCTCGCCGCCAAAGTCATGGACATGCCGCTGCACCTGATGACCCAAACCGTCATCGAGCAAAGCGGGTTGATTGCCTACCATGAAGCGGAAAAAGGCGAGAAAGGCCAGGCCAGGGTAGAAAACCTTGAGGAACTGGTGAGCGCTGCGCGCAACTTCGAAAGTAATGAAGAAGACGAAGAACTGTCGCCACTGGCGGCCTTCCTTGGCCACGCTTCACTGGAAGCGGGTGACACGCAGGCCGAGGAGCACGAAGACGGTATCCAACTGATGACGCTGCACAGCGCCAAAGGTCTGGAGTTCCCGTATGTGTTCCTGGTCGGAATGGAAGAAGGCTTGTTCCCGCACAAAATGAGCCTCGAAGAACCGGGCCGTCTTGAAGAAGAACGCCGTCTGGCCTACGTGGGCATCACCCGGGCGATGCACAACCTGGTCATGACCTATGCTGAGACCCGACGTCTGTACGGCGCAGAAACCTACAACAAGGTTTCACGCTTCGTACGTGAAGTGCCAAAAGGTCTGATTCAAGAAGTTCGGCTGTCCAACAGCGTCAGTCGTCCTTTCGGCGGCGGTCAACAGCAAAGCGCGAGCACGCTGTTTGGCGGTTCGGAGATCCCGGAAACCGAATTCAAACTGGGCCAACTGGTCAAGCACGCGGTCTTTGGTGAAGGTGTCATCCTCAATTTCGAGGGCGCTGGCGCACAGGCCCGCGTGCAGGTGAACTTCTCCGAGGGCAGTAAGTGGCTGATGATGGGCTACGCCAAGCTTGAAGCCGTCTGACAGCAACCCGACAGCGATCCAACGATAAGGTAGGCAACATGGGCTCAGGTTTTTTTTCTTCCTGGACATTCTGGGCCCTGTTGTCAGCCACCTTTGCGGCGCTGACCGCCATTTTTGCCAAAGTGGGCATCGAGAACGTCAACTCTGACTTTGCGACCTTGCTGCGCACCATCGTGGTGCTGGTGAGTCTGGCGCTGATTCTCTATGCCACCGGGCAATACCAGTCCCTGAGTTCGATCTCGCCCCGCAGTTACTTGTTTTTGCTGCTGTCGGGGTTAGCCACCGGTGCTTCGTGGATCTGCTACTTCCGCGCCTTGAAACTGGGGCCTGCGTCGCTGGTCGCCCCGGTGGACAAACTCAGCGTGGTGCTGGTGGCGATCATTGGTGTACTGCTGCTGGG
This window encodes:
- a CDS encoding EamA family transporter, coding for MGSGFFSSWTFWALLSATFAALTAIFAKVGIENVNSDFATLLRTIVVLVSLALILYATGQYQSLSSISPRSYLFLLLSGLATGASWICYFRALKLGPASLVAPVDKLSVVLVAIIGVLLLGEKLDLRQWGGIGLITAGVVMLVLKR
- the uvrD gene encoding DNA helicase II, which encodes MREDLSLLLNSLNDAQRQAVTASVGRQLVLAGAGSGKTRVLVHRIAWLIQVENASPHSVLSVTFTNKAAAEMRHRIEQLMGINPAGMWVGTFHGLAHRLLRAHWQEAGLSQTFQILDSDDQQRLVKRVMRELGLDEQRWPVRQAQWFINGQKDEGLRPQHIQASGDLFLATMRNIYEAYEAACQRAGVIDFSELLLRALDLWRDNPGLLAHYQKRFRHILVDEFQDTNAVQYAWLRLLAKGGDSLMVVGDDDQSIYGWRGAKIENIYQYSTDFPDAETIRLEQNYRSTAGILKAANALIANNSGRMGKELWTDGGDGEAINLYAAFNEHDEARYVVETIESALKTGLAHSDIAILYRSNAQSRVLEEALLRERIPYRIYGGQRFFERAEIKNAMAYMRLLEGRGNDAALERVINVPARGIGEKTVEAIREHARHSDVSMWEAMRQLIANKALPGRASGAIAGFVELIENLAAKVMDMPLHLMTQTVIEQSGLIAYHEAEKGEKGQARVENLEELVSAARNFESNEEDEELSPLAAFLGHASLEAGDTQAEEHEDGIQLMTLHSAKGLEFPYVFLVGMEEGLFPHKMSLEEPGRLEEERRLAYVGITRAMHNLVMTYAETRRLYGAETYNKVSRFVREVPKGLIQEVRLSNSVSRPFGGGQQQSASTLFGGSEIPETEFKLGQLVKHAVFGEGVILNFEGAGAQARVQVNFSEGSKWLMMGYAKLEAV